The Bos taurus isolate L1 Dominette 01449 registration number 42190680 breed Hereford chromosome 18, ARS-UCD2.0, whole genome shotgun sequence genome has a window encoding:
- the ZNF568 gene encoding uncharacterized protein ZNF568 isoform X2, with protein sequence MRTRVFPAGDATASSERDFKEAVKHSWLKQRARLAGGAFKEAPSGIVAVRSCCGSVSYKEHFAGLFPLLSCLTYFNRLLVFLLVQPELLSLSCLPNSCYLSISGPGSTKIRQICDVRRKKHEEQVSVMEGDFLI encoded by the exons ATGCGCACTCGGGTGTTTCCGGCAGGTGACGCTACCGCGTCCTCGGAGCGGGACTTTAAGGAGGCCGTGAAACATTCTTGGCTGAAGCAACGCGCGAGGCTGGCGGGCGGAGCCTTTAAGGAGGCCCCGAGTGGAATAGTGGCAGTGCGGAGTTGCTGCGG GTCTGTTTCTTATAAAGAGCATTTTGCTGggcttttcccccttttatcctgtTTGACTTATTTTAATAG ACTCTTGGTGTTTCTATTGGTTCAACCTGAGTTGCTGAGTCTGAGTTGTCTTCCAAACTCCTGCTATCTCAGTATCTCTG GTCCTGGCTCCACAAAGATAAGACAGATCTGTGATGTAAGGAGAAAGAAGCATGAAGAGCAGGTATCTGTTATGGAAGGAGACTTCCTGATCTGA
- the ZNF568 gene encoding uncharacterized protein ZNF568 isoform X1: MWSRVVPTAELIPLSALPGPTRNDCSFNSEVSQVSELQFEVSQHAGAQLPDRTWLTPSSHRKRLLLSGRKLTPAAGPSGRCCVVERPLGGGRGGMVRSYPHLTFPSVACTRRPRHCALDAHSGVSGRSVSYKEHFAGLFPLLSCLTYFNRLLVFLLVQPELLSLSCLPNSCYLSISGPGSTKIRQICDVRRKKHEEQVSVMEGDFLI, encoded by the exons ATGTGGTCCAGAGTTGTCCCCACGGCCGAATTGATTCCTCTCAGCGCCCTGCCTGGACCCACCCGAAACGACTGCTCCTTCAATTCAGAGGTTAGCCAGGTCTCGGAGTTGCAATTCGAGGTATCTCAGCACGCTGGGGCTCAGCTACCCGATAGGACCTGGCTCACCCCCTCCTCACACAGGAAGCGCCTGCTCCTTTCTGGCCGGAAGTTGACTCCGGCCGCGGGACCTTCTGGGAGGTGTTGTGTTGTGGAACGTCCGTTGGGAGGCGGGCGCGGAGGGATGGTTCGGAGTTACCCGCACCTGACCTTCCCGAGTGTCGCCTGCACCCGGCGTCCCAGACACTGCGCGCTAGATGCGCACTCGGGTGTTTCCGGCAG GTCTGTTTCTTATAAAGAGCATTTTGCTGggcttttcccccttttatcctgtTTGACTTATTTTAATAG ACTCTTGGTGTTTCTATTGGTTCAACCTGAGTTGCTGAGTCTGAGTTGTCTTCCAAACTCCTGCTATCTCAGTATCTCTG GTCCTGGCTCCACAAAGATAAGACAGATCTGTGATGTAAGGAGAAAGAAGCATGAAGAGCAGGTATCTGTTATGGAAGGAGACTTCCTGATCTGA
- the ZNF829 gene encoding zinc finger protein 829 isoform X1 translates to MHDELLQTVSKGSMMFRDVSINFSQEEWECLDSGQMNLYKEVMLENFSNLVSVGLSSSKPAVISLLEQGKEPWMIDRELTRGLCSDLESMCETKLLSLKKRHFSQVIFTHEDLPTFYQPTFLIPHQKTINEEKSCEYKICGKAFNQNSQFIQHQRIHSAEKNYECKECGKSFSRGSLVTRHQRIHTGEKPYECKECGKAFNCSSYFSQHQRIHTGEKPYECKECGKAFNYCSNLNDHQRIHTGEKPYECKVCGKAFTKSSQLFPHLRIHTGEKPYECKECGKAFTQHSRLIQHHRMHTGEKPYECKECGKAFSSASTLTNHHRIHTGKKLYGCKECGKAFIQSSELIQHQRIHTGEKPYECNECGKAFNKGSNLTRHQRIHTGEKPYDCKECGKSFGSRSDLIRHEGTHNG, encoded by the exons atgcATGATGAACTTCTGCAAACAGTGTCCAAG GGGTCAATGATGTTCAGGGACGTGTCTATAAACTTCTCTCAGGAGGAATGGGAATGCCTGGACTCTGGTCAGATGAATTTATACAAAGAAGTGATGTTGGAGAATTTCAGCAACCTGGTTTCAGTGG GACTTTCTAGTTCTAAACCGGCTGTGATCTCCCTTTTGGAACAAGGAAAAGAGCCCTGGATGATTGACAGAGAACTGACCAGAGGCCTTTGTTCAG atcTGGAATCCATGTGTGAGACCAAGTTATTATCTCTAAAGAAGAGACATTTTAGTCAAGTAATATTTACCCATGAAGACCTACCCACTTTTTATCAGCCGACATTTCTCATTCCACATCAAAAAACTATTAATGAAGAGAAATCCTGTGAATATAAAATATGTGGAAAGGCCTTTAATCAAAACTCACAGTTTATTCAACATCAAAGAATTCATTCTGCTGAAAAAAACTATGAATGTAAGGAGTGTGGGAAATCCTTTAGTCGTGGCTCACTTGTTACTCGACATCAGAGGATTCACACTGGTgaaaaaccctatgaatgtaaagAATGTGGCAAGGCTTTTAATTGTAGTTCGTATTTTTCTCAACATCAGAGGATTCACACTggtgagaaaccctatgaatgtaaggaatgtggaaaGGCCTTTAATTATTGCTCAAACCTTAATGatcatcagagaattcacactggtgaaaaaccctatgaatgtaaagTATGTGGAAAAGCCTTTACTAAGAGTTCACAACTTTTTCCACACCTGAGAATTCATACCGGTgagaaaccttatgaatgtaaggaatgtgggaaagcctttacTCAACATTCAAGGCTTATTCAGCACCACAGAATGCACACTGGTGAGAAACCTTATGAGtgtaaggaatgtgggaaggcctttagTAGTGCCTCAACACTTACTAACCATCACAGAATTCACACTGGCAAGAAACTCTATGGATGTAAAGAATGTGGAAAGGCCTTTATTCAGAGCTCAGAACTTATTCAACATCAGAGAATCCATACAGGTGAAAAACCATATGAATGTAATGAGTGTGGAAAGGCTTTTAATAAAGGCTCAAACCTTACTCGTCATCAAAGAATTCACACTGGTGAGAAACCTTATGACTGTAAAGAATGTGGGAAGTCCTTTGGTAGTCGCTCTGACCTCATCCGCCATGAAGGAACTCATAATGGATAA
- the ZNF829 gene encoding zinc finger protein 829 isoform X2 gives MIDRELTRGLCSDLESMCETKLLSLKKRHFSQVIFTHEDLPTFYQPTFLIPHQKTINEEKSCEYKICGKAFNQNSQFIQHQRIHSAEKNYECKECGKSFSRGSLVTRHQRIHTGEKPYECKECGKAFNCSSYFSQHQRIHTGEKPYECKECGKAFNYCSNLNDHQRIHTGEKPYECKVCGKAFTKSSQLFPHLRIHTGEKPYECKECGKAFTQHSRLIQHHRMHTGEKPYECKECGKAFSSASTLTNHHRIHTGKKLYGCKECGKAFIQSSELIQHQRIHTGEKPYECNECGKAFNKGSNLTRHQRIHTGEKPYDCKECGKSFGSRSDLIRHEGTHNG, from the exons ATGATTGACAGAGAACTGACCAGAGGCCTTTGTTCAG atcTGGAATCCATGTGTGAGACCAAGTTATTATCTCTAAAGAAGAGACATTTTAGTCAAGTAATATTTACCCATGAAGACCTACCCACTTTTTATCAGCCGACATTTCTCATTCCACATCAAAAAACTATTAATGAAGAGAAATCCTGTGAATATAAAATATGTGGAAAGGCCTTTAATCAAAACTCACAGTTTATTCAACATCAAAGAATTCATTCTGCTGAAAAAAACTATGAATGTAAGGAGTGTGGGAAATCCTTTAGTCGTGGCTCACTTGTTACTCGACATCAGAGGATTCACACTGGTgaaaaaccctatgaatgtaaagAATGTGGCAAGGCTTTTAATTGTAGTTCGTATTTTTCTCAACATCAGAGGATTCACACTggtgagaaaccctatgaatgtaaggaatgtggaaaGGCCTTTAATTATTGCTCAAACCTTAATGatcatcagagaattcacactggtgaaaaaccctatgaatgtaaagTATGTGGAAAAGCCTTTACTAAGAGTTCACAACTTTTTCCACACCTGAGAATTCATACCGGTgagaaaccttatgaatgtaaggaatgtgggaaagcctttacTCAACATTCAAGGCTTATTCAGCACCACAGAATGCACACTGGTGAGAAACCTTATGAGtgtaaggaatgtgggaaggcctttagTAGTGCCTCAACACTTACTAACCATCACAGAATTCACACTGGCAAGAAACTCTATGGATGTAAAGAATGTGGAAAGGCCTTTATTCAGAGCTCAGAACTTATTCAACATCAGAGAATCCATACAGGTGAAAAACCATATGAATGTAATGAGTGTGGAAAGGCTTTTAATAAAGGCTCAAACCTTACTCGTCATCAAAGAATTCACACTGGTGAGAAACCTTATGACTGTAAAGAATGTGGGAAGTCCTTTGGTAGTCGCTCTGACCTCATCCGCCATGAAGGAACTCATAATGGATAA
- the ZNF793 gene encoding zinc finger protein 793 isoform X2: protein MIEYQRPVSFKDVVVGFTQEEWHGLNPAQRALYRDVMLETYSNLVSVGYEGTKPYVILRLEQEEAPWICEAACLGCHCWENIWQVKVHRKRRQDMLLRQGPFISRKMFPKERSHECNKCGKISHLGTDLFPSTQNSSNWDSCGKSVNNNLDLTGFKKNYSKKQDECYGYEKLLQHTKHDRRQNEEKFWECSHCEKAFSHSPALMYKPPTTNSLVYKRKRVPPAEKPHVCTECGKAFCYKSEFIRHQRSHTGEKPYGCTDCGKAFSHKSTLIKHQRIHTGVRPFECFFCGKAFTQKSHRREHQRTHTGERPFVCNECGKSFGEKSYLNVHQKIHTGERPYRCRECGKSFSQKSCLNKHWRTHTGEKPYGCNECGKAFYQKPNLSRHQKIHARKNAYRNDLKIVGKP, encoded by the exons ATGATCGAGTACCAG AGACCTGTGTCATTCAAGGATGTGGTAGTGGGCTTCACGCAAGAGGAGTGGCATGGGCTTAATCCTGCACAGAGGGCCCTGTACCGGGATGTGATGCTGGAGACCTATAGCAACCTCGTCTCAGTGG GTTATGAAGGCACCAAACCATACGTGATCCTCCGGCTGGAGCAGGAAGAAGCACCCTGGATTTGTGAGGCAGCTTGCTTAGGCTGCCACTGTTGGG AAAACATTTGGCAAGTTAAAGTCCACAGGAAAAGGCGGCAAGACATGCTTTTGAGGCAAGGTCCATTCATCAGCAGGAAAATGTTCCCCAAGGAAAGAAGCCATGAATGTAATAAGTGTGGGAAAATATCACATCTGGGCACTGACCTTTTTCCTTCAACTCAAAACTCCAGTAACTGGGACTCTTGTGGAAAGAGTGTGAACAATAATTTAGACTTAACTGGTTTTAAGAAAAACTACTCAAAAAAGCAAGATGAGTGCTATGGATATGAAAAACTGTTACAACATACAAAGCATGATAGaagacaaaatgaagaaaaattctgGGAATGCAGTCACTGTGAAAAAGCTTTCAGCCATAGCCCAGCACTTATGTATAAACCCCCAACAACCAATTCTCTTGTGTACAAACGTAAGAGGGTTCCACCTGCAGAGAAACCCCACGTCTGTACtgaatgtggaaaagccttcTGCTACAAGTCTGAATTCATTAGGCATCAAAGAAGTCACACTGGGGAGAAGCCATATGGATGTACTGACTGTGGAAAAGCCTTTTCACATAAGTCAACCCTTATTAAGCACCAGAGAATACACACTGGTGTTAGACCCTTTGAATGTTTTTTTTGTGGAAAAGCCTTCACCCAGAAGTCACACCGCAGAGAACATCAGAGGACACATACAGGAGAGAGACCCTTTGTGTGCAATGAATGTGGGAAGTCATTTGGTGAGAAGTCATACCTCAATGTACATCAAAAAATACACACAGGAGAAAGACCCTATCGTTGTAGAGAATGTGGAAAATCTTTCAGTCAAAAGTCATGCCTCAATAAACATTGGAGAACTCATACCGGAGAAAAACCCTATGGATGCAATGAATGTGGCAAAGCATTCTATCAGAAGCCAAACCTCAGTAGACATCAGAAAATTCATGCTAGGAAGAATGCTTATAGGAATGACCTAAAAATAGTAGGAAAGCCTTGA
- the ZNF793 gene encoding zinc finger protein 793 isoform X1, whose translation MIEYQQRPVSFKDVVVGFTQEEWHGLNPAQRALYRDVMLETYSNLVSVGYEGTKPYVILRLEQEEAPWICEAACLGCHCWENIWQVKVHRKRRQDMLLRQGPFISRKMFPKERSHECNKCGKISHLGTDLFPSTQNSSNWDSCGKSVNNNLDLTGFKKNYSKKQDECYGYEKLLQHTKHDRRQNEEKFWECSHCEKAFSHSPALMYKPPTTNSLVYKRKRVPPAEKPHVCTECGKAFCYKSEFIRHQRSHTGEKPYGCTDCGKAFSHKSTLIKHQRIHTGVRPFECFFCGKAFTQKSHRREHQRTHTGERPFVCNECGKSFGEKSYLNVHQKIHTGERPYRCRECGKSFSQKSCLNKHWRTHTGEKPYGCNECGKAFYQKPNLSRHQKIHARKNAYRNDLKIVGKP comes from the exons ATGATCGAGTACCAG CAGAGACCTGTGTCATTCAAGGATGTGGTAGTGGGCTTCACGCAAGAGGAGTGGCATGGGCTTAATCCTGCACAGAGGGCCCTGTACCGGGATGTGATGCTGGAGACCTATAGCAACCTCGTCTCAGTGG GTTATGAAGGCACCAAACCATACGTGATCCTCCGGCTGGAGCAGGAAGAAGCACCCTGGATTTGTGAGGCAGCTTGCTTAGGCTGCCACTGTTGGG AAAACATTTGGCAAGTTAAAGTCCACAGGAAAAGGCGGCAAGACATGCTTTTGAGGCAAGGTCCATTCATCAGCAGGAAAATGTTCCCCAAGGAAAGAAGCCATGAATGTAATAAGTGTGGGAAAATATCACATCTGGGCACTGACCTTTTTCCTTCAACTCAAAACTCCAGTAACTGGGACTCTTGTGGAAAGAGTGTGAACAATAATTTAGACTTAACTGGTTTTAAGAAAAACTACTCAAAAAAGCAAGATGAGTGCTATGGATATGAAAAACTGTTACAACATACAAAGCATGATAGaagacaaaatgaagaaaaattctgGGAATGCAGTCACTGTGAAAAAGCTTTCAGCCATAGCCCAGCACTTATGTATAAACCCCCAACAACCAATTCTCTTGTGTACAAACGTAAGAGGGTTCCACCTGCAGAGAAACCCCACGTCTGTACtgaatgtggaaaagccttcTGCTACAAGTCTGAATTCATTAGGCATCAAAGAAGTCACACTGGGGAGAAGCCATATGGATGTACTGACTGTGGAAAAGCCTTTTCACATAAGTCAACCCTTATTAAGCACCAGAGAATACACACTGGTGTTAGACCCTTTGAATGTTTTTTTTGTGGAAAAGCCTTCACCCAGAAGTCACACCGCAGAGAACATCAGAGGACACATACAGGAGAGAGACCCTTTGTGTGCAATGAATGTGGGAAGTCATTTGGTGAGAAGTCATACCTCAATGTACATCAAAAAATACACACAGGAGAAAGACCCTATCGTTGTAGAGAATGTGGAAAATCTTTCAGTCAAAAGTCATGCCTCAATAAACATTGGAGAACTCATACCGGAGAAAAACCCTATGGATGCAATGAATGTGGCAAAGCATTCTATCAGAAGCCAAACCTCAGTAGACATCAGAAAATTCATGCTAGGAAGAATGCTTATAGGAATGACCTAAAAATAGTAGGAAAGCCTTGA